A region of Anopheles merus strain MAF chromosome 2R, AmerM5.1, whole genome shotgun sequence DNA encodes the following proteins:
- the LOC121589918 gene encoding uncharacterized protein LOC121589918 isoform X2 yields the protein MSKKLPVRTLSELTLAELAGTIVGSIGTMVQTSLAFGIPSDYTLLMVEINSYMDNMGATSNIYEDLLRVILCSDSLDASMRFCCLQMLLNEGVQCLVTDIFPLAYYERILQVIAAQGRGLRQLNMKGVWVKEECMCFMFEIVKRLPHLTRLTIPHIANDNLLKHIADYSRCMRQLDISGETDITEIGIEYLCYGECRNHLTVVDIGSLGEENICHTDVALLLQNLPNLATLKSYSFVGRSLQYIVEKKDANFKCRLVYVHDMETDAATLDAIVRTCPRLEDIYLDSPEAGILEKLCSVKLRRLKLYKFSAYELLGLAEQNGKSLYHLTVIKGYGPLEIDRLVRSCPNLIDLDFYMMDSLTFAGDSSFTNLQGLEILSSPIQKPSLRRFICHTTTLRRLAVDAVTFSDEDISSMVIEHDFYQLEDVWFTSAPYLSIASVEILMDRCPELQSVGQLSGWALTPDDVTLLRGILKSCNSSLIIQSL from the exons ATGTCCAAAAAGTTACCCGTTCGCACACTGAGCGAACTGACGCTGGCAGAGTTGGCCGGTACGATCGTTGGCTCGATCGGAACCATGGTACAGACGAGCCTTGCGTTTGGTATTCCATCTGACTACACGCTGTTGATGGTTGAGATCAACTCCTATATGGACAACATGGGAGCTACAAGCAACATCTACGAGGATCTGCTGCGCGTTATCCTTTGTTCCGACTCGCTTGACGCTTCGATGCGCTTCTGCTGCCTGCAGATGCTGCTGAACGAAGGCGTACAGTGTCTGGTAACGGATATCTTCCCCCTAGCCTACTACGAGCGCATACTGCAGGTGATTGCAGCGCAAGGTCGTGGTCTGCGCCAGCTAAACATGAAAGGAGTGTGGGTGAAGGAGGAGTGCATGTGTTTCATGTTTGAGATTGTGAAGCGTTTACCGCACCTTACCAGACTGACCATCCCGCACATAGCGAACGATAATCTGCTGAAGCATATTGCCGACTACAGCCGCTGTATGAGACAGTTGGACATTAGCGGCGAAACGGACATAACGGAGATTGGCATCGAGTATCTGTGTTACGGCGAGTGCCGAAACCATCTCACCGTTGTGGATATTGGTTCGCTCGGGGAAGAAAATATATGCCACACGGATGTGGCCTTGCTACTCCAGAACCTGCCAAACCTGGCTACGCTGAAGTCATACTCGTTCGTTGGTCGTAGCCTGCAGTACATCGTCGAAAAGAAGGATGCCAACTTTAAGTGTCGGTTGGTGTACGTACACGACATGGAAACGGACGCCGCAACACTGGATGCAATCGTACGTACCTGTCCACGGCTGGAGGACATCTATCTCGATTCGCCTGAGGCAGGCATACTGGAGAAGCTGTGTTCGGTGAAACTACGCCGCTTGAAGCTGTACAAGTTCAGTGCCTACGAATTGCTGGGGCTGGCGGAGCAAAATGGGAAATCGCTGTACCATCTGACAGTAATCAAGGGGTATGGTCCACTAGAGATCGATCGGCTTGTGCGCTCCTGTCCGAATCTGATCGATCTCGACTTCTACATGATGGATTCGCTGACGTTTGCGGGCGACAGCAGTTTCACCAATCTGCAAGGGTTGGAAATTTTAAGCAGTCCGATACAGAAGCCAAGCCTGCGTCGCTTCATTTGTCATACGACGACGCTACGTCGGCTGGCGGTGGATGCAGTCACCTTTTCCGATGAGGACATCAGCTCGATGGTGATCGAGCACGATTTCTATCAGCTGGAGGATGTTTGGTTCACATCGGCCCCATATCTATCGATTGCTTCTGTAGAG ATTCTGATGGACCGCTGCCCAGAGCTGCAGAGCGTTGGTCAGCTGAGCGGATGGGCATTGACGCCCGATGACGTGACGTTACTTCGCGGGATACTAAAAAGCTGCAACTCCTCACTG ATAATACAATCACTTTGA
- the LOC121589918 gene encoding uncharacterized protein LOC121589918 isoform X1, with translation MSKKLPVRTLSELTLAELAGTIVGSIGTMVQTSLAFGIPSDYTLLMVEINSYMDNMGATSNIYEDLLRVILCSDSLDASMRFCCLQMLLNEGVQCLVTDIFPLAYYERILQVIAAQGRGLRQLNMKGVWVKEECMCFMFEIVKRLPHLTRLTIPHIANDNLLKHIADYSRCMRQLDISGETDITEIGIEYLCYGECRNHLTVVDIGSLGEENICHTDVALLLQNLPNLATLKSYSFVGRSLQYIVEKKDANFKCRLVYVHDMETDAATLDAIVRTCPRLEDIYLDSPEAGILEKLCSVKLRRLKLYKFSAYELLGLAEQNGKSLYHLTVIKGYGPLEIDRLVRSCPNLIDLDFYMMDSLTFAGDSSFTNLQGLEILSSPIQKPSLRRFICHTTTLRRLAVDAVTFSDEDISSMVIEHDFYQLEDVWFTSAPYLSIASVEILMDRCPELQSVGQLSGWALTPDDVTLLRGILKSCNSSLVLNTYQSRRKARHPVSWIVMRRD, from the exons ATGTCCAAAAAGTTACCCGTTCGCACACTGAGCGAACTGACGCTGGCAGAGTTGGCCGGTACGATCGTTGGCTCGATCGGAACCATGGTACAGACGAGCCTTGCGTTTGGTATTCCATCTGACTACACGCTGTTGATGGTTGAGATCAACTCCTATATGGACAACATGGGAGCTACAAGCAACATCTACGAGGATCTGCTGCGCGTTATCCTTTGTTCCGACTCGCTTGACGCTTCGATGCGCTTCTGCTGCCTGCAGATGCTGCTGAACGAAGGCGTACAGTGTCTGGTAACGGATATCTTCCCCCTAGCCTACTACGAGCGCATACTGCAGGTGATTGCAGCGCAAGGTCGTGGTCTGCGCCAGCTAAACATGAAAGGAGTGTGGGTGAAGGAGGAGTGCATGTGTTTCATGTTTGAGATTGTGAAGCGTTTACCGCACCTTACCAGACTGACCATCCCGCACATAGCGAACGATAATCTGCTGAAGCATATTGCCGACTACAGCCGCTGTATGAGACAGTTGGACATTAGCGGCGAAACGGACATAACGGAGATTGGCATCGAGTATCTGTGTTACGGCGAGTGCCGAAACCATCTCACCGTTGTGGATATTGGTTCGCTCGGGGAAGAAAATATATGCCACACGGATGTGGCCTTGCTACTCCAGAACCTGCCAAACCTGGCTACGCTGAAGTCATACTCGTTCGTTGGTCGTAGCCTGCAGTACATCGTCGAAAAGAAGGATGCCAACTTTAAGTGTCGGTTGGTGTACGTACACGACATGGAAACGGACGCCGCAACACTGGATGCAATCGTACGTACCTGTCCACGGCTGGAGGACATCTATCTCGATTCGCCTGAGGCAGGCATACTGGAGAAGCTGTGTTCGGTGAAACTACGCCGCTTGAAGCTGTACAAGTTCAGTGCCTACGAATTGCTGGGGCTGGCGGAGCAAAATGGGAAATCGCTGTACCATCTGACAGTAATCAAGGGGTATGGTCCACTAGAGATCGATCGGCTTGTGCGCTCCTGTCCGAATCTGATCGATCTCGACTTCTACATGATGGATTCGCTGACGTTTGCGGGCGACAGCAGTTTCACCAATCTGCAAGGGTTGGAAATTTTAAGCAGTCCGATACAGAAGCCAAGCCTGCGTCGCTTCATTTGTCATACGACGACGCTACGTCGGCTGGCGGTGGATGCAGTCACCTTTTCCGATGAGGACATCAGCTCGATGGTGATCGAGCACGATTTCTATCAGCTGGAGGATGTTTGGTTCACATCGGCCCCATATCTATCGATTGCTTCTGTAGAG ATTCTGATGGACCGCTGCCCAGAGCTGCAGAGCGTTGGTCAGCTGAGCGGATGGGCATTGACGCCCGATGACGTGACGTTACTTCGCGGGATACTAAAAAGCTGCAACTCCTCACTG GTGCTGAACACGTACCAGTCCCGAAGGAAAGCTAGACACCCCGTATCGTGGATCGTAATGCGACGCGACTGA